A genomic segment from Kineococcus rhizosphaerae encodes:
- a CDS encoding SpoIIE family protein phosphatase — protein sequence MDSERPGAPPAFADDAGRVRSARRLTSSAPHPALDRLAELAARLLGTDAAQVSLLSNVLTISAATGAAAAPAPGERVTAHPLAEALCTVTATSGAPLVVPDAATDDRVRDLPAVASGAVGSYLGVPLRDQDGHVIGALCVFGPGTRAWTGADVSLLTDLAGSAVTELELSALAVDLEATRVRWQLAVGAGGVGTFDWDLLTGVLEWDENLLRMFGYAADDFSRSIEAFDARLHPDDRPRVGRALQDSIDTVGPFEAEYRVVRPDGTTRWVRARGQALADETGRSVRLLGAAFDTTATRAEDARVARILESMSSAFFSLGRDWRFSYVNSEAERVLGRPRAELLGGDVWELFPDAVASDFETHYREVAATGLPATFEAYYPAPLDAWFEVRAWPDPDGVSVYFLDITERRRAQHALEAAHAAAAAAAERLRLIVRVSEDLSSTLDVEEAYARLAQHLVPALGDWCLVTLVDEEGQLRDLGCQHADPAAQDLVRAYREARMTALTPDSYLFRVWRTGRPVTVPEDATAALVAQLAAGSTARELITRLAPGALECLPVRARGRTVGLITLFHDDAADRLSPEDLLLATEVGDRAGLALDNARLYSAQHRVAEGLQRSLLTAPVQPDHVQVAVRYRPAARAARVGGDWYDAFLTPDGATVLVIGDVMGHDIDAAAAMSQIRSLLRGIAYTTGHSPAKVLLGLDAAMQGLDVATTATAVVARLEDTGDRTRLRWSNAGHLNPVVIGPDGTVRTLGTGSAELLLGIDPGARRSDAVVDLERGSTVLAFTDGLIERRDVSLEERLQLLGSVVTELAAQPLEDLVDGVLRLMVPGEHEDDVALLAFRLHPREGERPAEAGPERVPHVVAPPAP from the coding sequence ATGGACAGCGAACGCCCCGGTGCACCGCCCGCGTTCGCCGACGACGCCGGCCGCGTCCGGTCGGCCCGCCGACTCACCTCCTCGGCACCCCACCCCGCCCTCGACCGGCTCGCCGAGCTCGCCGCCCGGCTCCTGGGCACCGACGCCGCCCAGGTCTCGCTTCTGTCCAACGTCCTGACCATCTCCGCCGCCACCGGAGCGGCCGCCGCACCCGCCCCCGGCGAGCGCGTCACCGCCCACCCGCTCGCCGAGGCCCTGTGCACCGTCACCGCGACCTCCGGTGCGCCCCTCGTGGTCCCCGACGCCGCCACCGACGACCGCGTCCGCGACCTGCCCGCCGTCGCCTCCGGGGCCGTCGGCAGCTACCTCGGCGTCCCCCTGCGCGACCAGGACGGCCACGTCATCGGGGCCCTGTGCGTCTTCGGGCCCGGCACCCGCGCCTGGACCGGGGCCGACGTCTCCCTCCTGACCGACCTCGCCGGTTCCGCCGTCACCGAACTGGAACTGTCGGCGCTCGCCGTCGACCTCGAAGCCACCCGCGTCCGCTGGCAGCTCGCCGTCGGCGCCGGTGGCGTCGGCACCTTCGACTGGGACCTGCTCACCGGCGTCCTGGAGTGGGACGAGAACCTCCTGCGGATGTTCGGCTACGCCGCCGACGACTTCAGCCGCAGCATCGAGGCGTTCGACGCCCGCCTGCACCCCGACGACCGCCCCCGGGTCGGCCGCGCCCTGCAGGACTCGATCGACACCGTCGGCCCGTTCGAGGCCGAGTACCGCGTCGTGCGCCCCGACGGCACCACCCGCTGGGTGCGGGCGCGCGGTCAGGCGCTCGCCGACGAGACGGGACGCAGCGTGCGGCTGCTCGGGGCGGCCTTCGACACGACCGCCACCCGCGCCGAGGACGCGCGCGTTGCCCGGATCCTGGAGTCGATGTCCTCCGCGTTCTTCTCGCTGGGCCGGGACTGGCGGTTCAGCTACGTGAACTCCGAGGCCGAACGGGTCCTGGGCCGCCCCCGCGCCGAACTGCTCGGCGGCGACGTCTGGGAGCTGTTCCCCGACGCGGTGGCCTCCGACTTCGAGACGCACTACCGCGAGGTGGCCGCGACGGGCCTCCCGGCGACCTTCGAGGCGTACTACCCGGCGCCCCTGGACGCGTGGTTCGAGGTGCGGGCCTGGCCCGACCCCGACGGGGTGTCGGTGTACTTCCTGGACATCACCGAACGCCGCCGCGCCCAGCACGCCCTGGAGGCGGCGCACGCCGCGGCCGCGGCCGCCGCCGAGCGGCTGCGGCTGATCGTCCGGGTCAGCGAGGACCTGTCGTCCACCCTGGACGTCGAGGAGGCGTACGCCCGGCTGGCCCAGCACCTCGTCCCGGCGCTGGGCGACTGGTGCCTGGTGACGCTGGTCGACGAGGAGGGGCAGTTGCGCGACCTCGGCTGCCAGCACGCCGACCCCGCCGCGCAGGACCTCGTGCGGGCCTACCGGGAGGCCCGGATGACGGCGCTGACCCCGGACTCCTACCTGTTCCGGGTCTGGCGCACCGGCCGGCCGGTGACCGTTCCCGAGGACGCCACCGCGGCCCTCGTGGCGCAGCTGGCCGCCGGCAGCACCGCGCGCGAGCTCATCACCCGCCTCGCGCCGGGGGCGCTGGAGTGCCTGCCGGTCCGCGCGCGGGGCCGCACCGTCGGGCTCATCACCCTCTTCCACGACGACGCCGCGGACCGCCTGTCGCCCGAGGACCTGCTGCTGGCCACGGAGGTCGGGGACCGCGCGGGCCTGGCCCTGGACAACGCACGGCTGTACTCCGCGCAGCACCGGGTCGCGGAGGGGTTGCAGCGCAGCCTGCTCACCGCGCCCGTCCAGCCGGACCACGTCCAGGTGGCCGTCCGCTACCGTCCCGCGGCCCGCGCCGCGCGCGTCGGCGGCGACTGGTACGACGCGTTCCTCACCCCCGACGGGGCCACGGTCCTCGTCATCGGCGACGTCATGGGGCACGACATCGACGCCGCCGCCGCGATGAGCCAGATCCGGTCGTTGCTGCGGGGGATCGCCTACACCACCGGCCACAGCCCCGCGAAGGTTCTCCTGGGGTTGGACGCCGCGATGCAGGGCCTGGACGTCGCCACGACCGCGACGGCCGTCGTGGCCCGGCTGGAGGACACCGGGGACCGGACCCGCCTGCGCTGGTCGAACGCGGGTCACCTGAACCCCGTCGTCATCGGGCCGGACGGGACCGTGCGGACGCTGGGCACCGGGTCGGCCGAGCTGCTGCTGGGCATCGACCCGGGCGCGCGCCGGTCCGACGCGGTGGTGGACCTGGAACGCGGCTCGACGGTGCTGGCGTTCACCGACGGGCTCATCGAGCGGCGCGACGTCTCCCTCGAGGAGCGGTTGCAGCTGCTGGGTTCCGTCGTCACCGAGCTCGCCGCCCAGCCCCTGGAGGACCTCGTCGACGGCGTCCTGCGGCTCATGGTGCCGGGCGAGCACGAGGACGACGTGGCGCTGCTGGCGTTCCGGCTGCACCCGCGGGAGGGGGAGCGGCCCGCCGAGGCCGGGCCGGAGCGGGTTCCGCACGTCGTGGCGCCGCCGGCGCCCTGA
- a CDS encoding HNH endonuclease family protein, which produces MRAGRALALVVAGLLLGGCTTPAGDADGSAGAGTALAQLQTLPVKGRAPKTGYSRAQFGDGWVDTDHNGCDTRNDVLGRDLRDVRFKGGGDCVVASGSLTDPYGGGTIRFRRGQGTSDDVQIDHVVALSNAWQTGAQRWDAAERTEFANDRLELLAVDGPLNSSKGDGDAATWLPPNTAFRCTYVARQVAVKAEYGLWVTPAERDAIERVLATCPGQPAAD; this is translated from the coding sequence TTGCGGGCTGGGAGGGCGCTGGCGCTGGTCGTGGCGGGCCTGCTGCTGGGCGGGTGCACGACCCCGGCGGGGGACGCCGACGGGTCGGCCGGTGCGGGGACGGCGCTGGCCCAGCTGCAGACCCTGCCGGTGAAGGGCCGCGCCCCGAAGACGGGGTACTCGCGCGCGCAGTTCGGGGACGGGTGGGTCGACACCGACCACAACGGCTGCGACACCCGCAACGACGTCCTGGGGCGCGACCTGCGGGACGTGAGGTTCAAGGGCGGCGGGGACTGCGTCGTGGCGAGCGGTTCGCTCACCGACCCGTACGGCGGGGGCACGATCAGGTTCCGCCGGGGTCAGGGCACGAGCGACGACGTCCAGATCGACCACGTGGTCGCGCTGTCGAACGCCTGGCAGACGGGTGCGCAGCGGTGGGACGCGGCCGAGCGCACCGAGTTCGCGAACGACCGGCTCGAACTGCTCGCGGTCGACGGACCGCTGAACTCCTCCAAGGGTGACGGGGACGCGGCGACGTGGCTGCCGCCGAACACCGCGTTCCGCTGCACGTACGTCGCACGGCAGGTGGCGGTGAAGGCGGAGTACGGGTTGTGGGTGACGCCCGCGGAGCGGGACGCGATCGAGCGCGTGCTCGCGACGTGCCCGGGTCAGCCCGCGGCGGACTGA